In Octopus bimaculoides isolate UCB-OBI-ISO-001 chromosome 27, ASM119413v2, whole genome shotgun sequence, one DNA window encodes the following:
- the LOC106879120 gene encoding zinc finger protein 239, protein MENELHEDQVGFRAPSKRIDYSNKLLKNNGKAMYHCEICKKSFSQKGNLTIHKRIHTGEKPYQCDICGKSFAGSSDLTTHKRIHTGEKPYHCDICGKSFSLTGNLTTHKRTHTGEKPYHCDICGKLFSHVVSLSSHRHVHTGEKPYHCNVCGKSFSLRSNLTVHNYIHTGQKVYHCDICGKSFSRNSVLAIHKHIHTGEKPYDCDICGKLFSRSGDLSNHKRIHTGEKPFHCDICGKSFAQRSSLTAHKRIHMKDKRYHCDICGKAFSRKRQLTTHECIQAKD, encoded by the coding sequence atggaaaatgaattacATGAGGACCAGGTTGGATTCAGAGCACCCTCCAAGAGGATTGATTATTCCAACAAGCTGCTGAAAAACAATGGAAAAGCTATGTACCACTGCGAAATCTGTAAAAAGTCATTCTCCCAGAAAGGTAACCTAACtattcacaaacgcattcatacaggagagaaaccatatcagtgtgatatctgtggaaaatcctTTGCTGGAAGCAGTGACTTAACaacacataaacgtattcatacaggggaaaaaccatatcactgtgatatctgtggtaaatcattctctcttacaggtaacttaactactcacaagcgtactcacacaggagagaaaccatatcactgtgatatctgtggtaaattattctcccATGTAGTTAGCTTAAGTAGTCACAGgcatgttcatacaggagagaagccataccattgtaatgtttgtggtaaatcattctctttaaGAAGTAACTTAACTGTTCACAATTATATTCATACAGGACAGAAGgtatatcactgtgatatctgcggtaaatcgTTCTCGCGAAATAGTGTCTTGGCTATccacaaacacatccatacaggagaaaagccatatgactgtgatatctgtggtaagctATTCTCCCGGAGTGGGGATTTATCTaaccacaaacgtattcatacaggagagaaaccatttcactgtgatatctgcggtaagtCATTTGCTCAAAGAAGTAGTTTAActgctcacaaacgtattcatatgAAGGACAAGcggtatcactgtgatatctgtgggaaagcATTCTCTCGGAAACGTCAGTTAACTACACATGAATGTATTCAGGCAAAAGATTAA